The following are encoded in a window of Halosolutus halophilus genomic DNA:
- a CDS encoding ABC transporter substrate-binding protein: MTEDNTITRRRYLQASGAIGAVTLAGCAEDETADGGELEIVHWWTAGGEEEALNALLDGFQEEHSDVEINNNPAPGGAGAAIDAEIQTRVLDQDPPSTFQIWPGEALRPYTDADALEPVDDLWEDEAHDAYLDGVVDAASPEGDIVSVPINIHRLNNVFYNVEVLDDAGIDVDAIESPGDLLDAFETADEAGYVGLAQQTQQPWGTLQLWEVVFTGQHGVDAFQQFLDGEAADLEDEINESLSLVADYSEYFNEDAGTVAWDEANADVITGDAAFHHNGDWAAGEYQGADDFEYGEQWDYAPFPGTEGVYTLVMDSFVMPTNNPSPDATEAFISYCSTIDAQERFNPRKGSIPPRTDVPTDEFPPFLQTQMDDFKGSDTQITSIAHGSGLKPDLASQVEEAFAVFTDNWNPDETTQELVEIF, translated from the coding sequence ATGACTGAGGACAACACGATAACGCGACGACGATACCTTCAAGCAAGCGGTGCGATCGGTGCAGTGACCCTTGCCGGCTGTGCAGAGGACGAGACAGCCGACGGCGGCGAACTCGAGATCGTTCACTGGTGGACCGCCGGAGGGGAAGAAGAGGCGCTCAACGCGTTGCTCGATGGCTTCCAGGAGGAACATTCGGACGTCGAGATCAACAACAATCCGGCTCCCGGTGGGGCCGGCGCCGCGATCGACGCCGAGATCCAGACCCGCGTCCTCGATCAGGACCCGCCGAGTACGTTCCAGATCTGGCCAGGCGAGGCACTCCGGCCGTATACCGACGCCGACGCGCTGGAACCCGTCGACGACCTGTGGGAGGACGAGGCACACGACGCCTATCTCGACGGCGTCGTCGATGCGGCCAGCCCCGAGGGGGACATCGTCTCGGTGCCGATCAACATCCACCGACTGAACAACGTGTTCTACAACGTCGAGGTTCTCGACGACGCGGGGATCGACGTCGACGCGATCGAATCACCCGGGGACCTCCTCGACGCGTTCGAGACCGCCGACGAAGCCGGCTACGTCGGCCTCGCCCAGCAGACCCAGCAACCGTGGGGAACGCTCCAGCTCTGGGAGGTCGTCTTCACCGGCCAGCACGGCGTCGACGCCTTCCAGCAATTCCTCGACGGCGAGGCGGCAGATCTCGAAGACGAGATCAACGAGTCGCTGTCGCTCGTCGCGGACTACAGCGAGTACTTCAACGAAGACGCCGGCACGGTCGCGTGGGACGAAGCTAACGCGGACGTGATTACGGGTGACGCGGCGTTCCACCACAACGGTGACTGGGCCGCCGGCGAGTACCAGGGCGCCGACGACTTCGAGTACGGTGAGCAGTGGGACTACGCCCCGTTCCCCGGAACCGAGGGCGTCTACACGCTGGTGATGGACTCGTTCGTCATGCCGACGAACAACCCCTCGCCCGACGCGACCGAGGCCTTCATCAGTTACTGTTCGACGATCGACGCCCAGGAACGGTTCAACCCCCGCAAGGGATCGATTCCGCCGCGAACCGACGTGCCGACCGACGAATTCCCGCCGTTCCTGCAGACCCAGATGGACGACTTCAAAGGGTCCGACACCCAGATCACGTCGATCGCTCACGGCAGCGGTCTCAAGCCCGACCTGGCCAGCCAGGTCGAGGAGGCGTTCGCCGTGTTCACGGACAACTGGAATCCCGACGAGACGACCCAGGAACTTGTCGAAATCTTCTAA
- a CDS encoding phosphate ABC transporter permease produces MIDLTSFGLVLGGTVLLFAGAALSVYGVVLLGTVLGGCGGYLVGPTIAAAAGVDGIAALVVPVVIGAIAGSLAGYLLLSVAVAVLSFVVGTFVGATALAPLLVDGQWYLEWGAAIAIGVAAAVLGMFLTKWMLGAITAFVGAAFASRSLTIDQFAAAQEALHPDPLLFDVTSPLFLALVTLGILSQVGLFKFGYVTRIARLLPGFKALPGRRRDESEPT; encoded by the coding sequence ATGATCGATCTCACAAGTTTCGGACTCGTACTCGGCGGCACCGTCCTCCTGTTCGCCGGTGCCGCGCTCTCGGTGTACGGCGTCGTACTCCTCGGGACCGTTCTCGGTGGCTGTGGCGGATATCTCGTCGGACCGACCATCGCCGCCGCCGCTGGCGTCGATGGAATCGCTGCTCTCGTCGTCCCGGTCGTCATCGGGGCCATCGCCGGCAGTCTCGCCGGCTACCTCCTCCTCTCGGTCGCGGTAGCCGTGTTGAGTTTCGTCGTCGGCACCTTCGTCGGGGCGACCGCGCTGGCTCCGCTCCTCGTCGACGGTCAGTGGTACCTCGAGTGGGGGGCCGCGATCGCGATCGGCGTCGCCGCGGCCGTCCTCGGGATGTTCCTGACGAAGTGGATGCTGGGAGCCATCACGGCGTTCGTCGGGGCCGCCTTCGCCTCCCGATCGCTCACCATCGACCAGTTCGCCGCCGCGCAGGAGGCACTACATCCCGATCCCCTGTTGTTCGACGTCACCTCGCCGCTGTTTCTGGCGCTCGTCACGCTGGGGATCCTCTCGCAGGTCGGCCTGTTCAAGTTCGGCTACGTGACGCGGATCGCCCGGCTGTTACCCGGATTCAAGGCGCTGCCCGGCCGACGGCGGGACGAGTCCGAACCGACGTAG
- a CDS encoding signal peptidase complex subunit 1 family protein: MRRLLAVGLVAFVAGYGVLADRLVLGTLGAGAILVLFAVADPGEEELVSILVDRNRPRDRAERLYDVETHAETLT; the protein is encoded by the coding sequence ATGCGACGACTTCTGGCCGTCGGCCTCGTGGCCTTCGTCGCCGGATACGGCGTCCTCGCCGATCGCCTCGTCCTCGGTACCCTCGGAGCCGGTGCGATCCTCGTCCTGTTTGCTGTCGCCGATCCGGGCGAGGAGGAGTTGGTGTCGATCCTCGTCGACCGAAACCGGCCGCGGGATCGGGCCGAGCGGCTGTACGACGTCGAAACGCACGCCGAAACCCTCACGTAA
- a CDS encoding cupin domain-containing protein, giving the protein MSLDRYPDVVADLDPADGAVETAELVVTDDVLVKAFALGPGAELDPHEHADSTNVFHVLEGTVTVVQDGDSDQVAAPGVVLHERGVVHGARNETDGTVIFTASLCPLPS; this is encoded by the coding sequence ATGTCCCTCGATCGATACCCCGACGTCGTCGCGGACCTCGATCCCGCCGACGGCGCAGTCGAGACCGCCGAACTGGTCGTCACCGACGACGTGCTCGTGAAGGCGTTCGCACTCGGTCCGGGTGCCGAACTCGATCCACACGAACACGCCGATAGTACGAACGTCTTCCACGTGCTCGAGGGAACGGTCACCGTGGTGCAGGACGGGGACAGCGACCAGGTGGCTGCGCCCGGCGTCGTGCTCCACGAACGGGGGGTCGTCCACGGCGCGCGGAACGAGACCGACGGGACGGTGATCTTCACCGCCAGTCTGTGTCCGTTGCCGTCGTAG
- a CDS encoding DUF4013 domain-containing protein yields MREALAYPIRGDHGEKALLSAWLCVFVHAIALPVIALVPLVGYATTVLSRGHVGDPPPFLERALVTRSLGATLLAVGYGIVPIGTALVTVRLLTGADQPPTDANAIFVLAGSTTILVVLAGYAYVLPIALANYARAGSLRAGVSGLVGVASHAAYFVGWASGIVLFLAGLAVSSAFADLGGLYTVAGSLVGAYAVLASSRRIARGYAEAADYRRH; encoded by the coding sequence ATGCGGGAGGCACTGGCGTATCCGATTCGGGGCGATCACGGGGAGAAGGCGCTGCTCTCGGCGTGGCTCTGCGTCTTCGTCCACGCGATCGCTCTCCCCGTGATCGCGCTCGTTCCGCTCGTCGGGTACGCCACGACGGTCCTTTCGCGGGGCCACGTCGGCGACCCGCCGCCGTTTCTCGAGCGGGCGCTGGTCACGCGAAGTCTCGGTGCGACTCTGCTGGCGGTCGGCTACGGCATCGTGCCGATCGGGACCGCTCTCGTAACCGTTCGGCTGCTTACCGGGGCAGACCAGCCACCCACGGACGCCAACGCGATCTTCGTTCTCGCCGGTTCGACGACGATTCTGGTCGTCCTCGCGGGCTACGCGTACGTCCTGCCGATCGCACTCGCAAACTACGCCCGAGCGGGTTCGCTTCGAGCTGGCGTTTCCGGTCTCGTCGGGGTCGCGAGCCACGCCGCCTACTTCGTCGGCTGGGCTTCCGGCATCGTGCTGTTTCTCGCCGGTCTCGCCGTCTCGAGTGCGTTCGCCGATCTGGGCGGACTTTATACCGTCGCCGGATCGCTCGTCGGCGCGTACGCCGTCCTCGCTTCGAGTCGTCGGATCGCACGTGGATACGCAGAGGCAGCCGACTATCGTCGCCACTAA
- a CDS encoding carbohydrate ABC transporter permease, translating into MGFDIRRVLDRLRRSLRRRRDDASGEHVSGSDQRDVRTDGGPTTEDGSRLAQLRHSDAVEALPFWLPPAILMGWFVYGAIGWNLLISLTDWSGLQQPEYTDLSLEMYAQMPSDPSFIAAFRNTVILLVAFTVVSLAIGLVLAILVDQNIRFENTFRTIYLLPMALSFVVTAIFWSWMYNPSTGIINVVLRWLRLDFLAMNWIGDPRTRLAAIIFALTWQFSGYAMVVYLAGLRAIPDAHYEAAKVDGASTIRMYWRVIVPQLSASTTSAAVVLMVFALKAFDFIFVMFGDNPGRSADILAVMMFRVAFSRTQWAYGAAVATVLFLMALAVVGPYLYVQYKRGDL; encoded by the coding sequence ATGGGCTTTGATATACGACGAGTACTCGATCGTCTCCGTCGATCACTCCGCCGGAGGCGCGACGACGCGTCGGGCGAGCACGTGAGCGGGTCCGATCAGCGAGATGTCCGAACCGACGGAGGACCGACAACCGAAGACGGCAGCCGACTCGCGCAACTGCGCCACAGCGACGCCGTCGAGGCGCTCCCGTTCTGGCTCCCGCCGGCGATCCTGATGGGGTGGTTCGTCTACGGCGCGATCGGCTGGAACCTGCTCATCTCGTTGACCGACTGGAGCGGCCTCCAGCAACCGGAGTACACCGACCTGTCGCTCGAGATGTACGCGCAGATGCCGTCGGATCCGTCGTTCATCGCTGCATTTCGCAACACGGTAATCCTGCTCGTCGCGTTCACCGTCGTCTCGCTCGCTATCGGCCTCGTGCTCGCGATCCTCGTCGACCAGAACATCCGCTTCGAGAACACGTTCCGGACGATCTACCTGTTGCCGATGGCGCTGTCGTTCGTCGTCACGGCCATCTTCTGGTCGTGGATGTACAACCCGAGCACCGGGATCATAAACGTCGTGCTTCGGTGGCTCAGGTTGGACTTCCTCGCGATGAACTGGATCGGCGACCCCCGGACGAGGCTCGCGGCGATCATCTTCGCGCTCACCTGGCAGTTCAGCGGCTACGCGATGGTCGTCTACCTGGCCGGGTTACGCGCGATTCCGGACGCTCACTACGAGGCGGCGAAAGTCGACGGAGCGAGCACGATCCGCATGTACTGGCGCGTGATCGTGCCACAGCTCAGCGCGTCGACGACGTCCGCGGCGGTCGTGTTGATGGTGTTCGCGCTGAAGGCGTTCGACTTCATCTTCGTAATGTTCGGCGACAACCCCGGTCGGTCCGCGGACATCCTCGCGGTGATGATGTTCCGCGTGGCGTTCTCGCGGACCCAGTGGGCTTACGGTGCGGCAGTGGCGACCGTCCTCTTCCTGATGGCGCTCGCGGTCGTCGGCCCGTACCTGTACGTGCAGTACAAGCGAGGTGATCTCTGA
- a CDS encoding ABC transporter ATP-binding protein gives MAELTLESVTKRFDDGGDEIVAVEDVSIDIEDSEFLVLVGPSGCGKSTTLRMIAGLETVTEGTISIEDEVVNDQPAQQRDIAMVFQSYALYPHMTVRENMRFGLEESTDLRDEVIDERVTETATLLEIDDLLDRKPSELSGGQQQRVALGRAIVRDPSVFLMDEPLSNLDAKLRSGMRMELQRLQDDLGVTTVYVTHDQTEAMTMGDRIAILDDGQLQQVATPLECYHRPKNLFVAGFIGEPSMNFFDVTLEDDRLVGNGFEYPLSASIRDELGDHRELVLGIRPEDVEIRDARETDHDFPVHVTVVEPMGNENNLLVGFDAEGNDARFNVTVEGMRRIERDSHYVARVPESAIHVFDRQTGVALHNREIDEEAELLESHI, from the coding sequence ATGGCTGAACTCACGCTCGAGAGCGTCACGAAACGGTTCGACGACGGTGGCGACGAGATCGTCGCCGTGGAGGACGTATCGATCGACATCGAGGACAGCGAGTTCCTCGTGCTGGTCGGCCCGTCCGGCTGTGGAAAGTCGACGACCCTCAGGATGATCGCCGGCCTCGAAACGGTTACCGAGGGGACGATCTCGATCGAGGACGAGGTCGTCAACGACCAGCCGGCCCAGCAACGGGACATCGCGATGGTGTTCCAGAGTTACGCGCTGTATCCGCACATGACCGTCCGCGAAAACATGCGATTCGGCCTCGAGGAGTCGACCGACCTCCGGGACGAGGTCATCGACGAGCGCGTCACGGAAACCGCGACGTTGCTCGAGATCGACGACCTCCTCGACCGCAAACCGAGCGAACTCTCCGGCGGGCAACAACAGCGCGTCGCGCTCGGACGGGCGATCGTTCGCGATCCGTCGGTGTTCCTCATGGACGAACCGCTCTCGAACCTCGACGCGAAGCTCCGATCGGGGATGCGGATGGAACTCCAGCGGCTGCAGGACGACCTCGGGGTCACGACGGTCTACGTCACCCACGATCAGACCGAGGCGATGACGATGGGCGATCGAATCGCGATTCTCGACGACGGCCAGTTACAACAGGTCGCGACGCCGCTCGAGTGTTACCACCGGCCGAAGAACCTGTTCGTCGCCGGCTTCATCGGCGAGCCATCGATGAACTTCTTCGACGTGACCCTCGAAGACGATCGGCTCGTCGGGAACGGGTTCGAGTATCCGCTGTCGGCGTCGATCCGGGACGAACTCGGGGACCATCGCGAACTGGTTCTCGGGATCCGACCGGAGGATGTCGAAATCCGCGACGCCCGCGAGACCGACCACGACTTCCCCGTCCACGTGACCGTCGTCGAACCGATGGGGAACGAGAACAACCTCCTCGTCGGGTTCGACGCCGAGGGGAACGACGCGAGGTTCAACGTGACTGTCGAGGGAATGAGACGAATCGAACGGGACTCACACTACGTCGCGCGCGTCCCCGAATCCGCGATCCACGTCTTCGATCGACAGACGGGGGTGGCGCTTCACAACCGCGAAATCGACGAGGAAGCCGAGTTGCTCGAGTCCCACATCTAA
- a CDS encoding carbohydrate ABC transporter permease codes for MTAAERTEPETPGDRLAESAETVDMQRVALYVALLGLIGFYLSPLWGGLTTAFKNRAGFLRTTPLEPPKPEWFTVEPWELAFATLQGGLLNSVVFVIPATLLSAILGSFAAYGLTKLSWRGQVGILVIFLAGVFLPYQSVLVPLRQFWSMVDLASLLAFAPFLANRADLIELTITHTAYGIPICTVLFRSYYKTMDDAMIEAAKIDGASAVGIYKRIVLPLSMPMFAVTLIYQFTQIWNDLLFALVLVTARSNYVVTQSLNELQGSMAQQYNIQMAGAFIAALPTILIYVVFGRQFAKGITGAS; via the coding sequence GTGACGGCGGCCGAGCGGACAGAACCGGAGACGCCCGGCGATCGGCTCGCGGAATCAGCCGAGACGGTCGACATGCAGCGGGTGGCACTCTATGTCGCCCTGCTCGGGTTGATCGGGTTCTACCTCTCACCGCTGTGGGGCGGGCTGACGACGGCGTTCAAGAACCGGGCGGGCTTCCTTCGGACGACGCCACTCGAACCGCCAAAGCCGGAGTGGTTCACCGTCGAACCGTGGGAACTGGCGTTTGCAACCCTGCAGGGCGGATTGCTGAACAGCGTCGTGTTCGTCATCCCGGCGACGCTCCTGTCGGCGATTCTCGGCAGTTTCGCCGCCTACGGCCTGACGAAGCTGTCCTGGCGGGGACAGGTCGGAATCCTCGTGATTTTCCTCGCGGGCGTGTTCCTGCCGTACCAGTCGGTGCTGGTGCCGCTGCGACAGTTCTGGTCGATGGTCGACCTCGCGTCACTGCTCGCGTTCGCCCCGTTCCTCGCGAACCGGGCGGACCTGATCGAACTGACGATCACCCACACCGCCTACGGCATCCCCATCTGTACGGTCCTCTTCCGATCGTACTACAAGACGATGGACGACGCGATGATCGAGGCGGCCAAGATCGACGGCGCAAGTGCCGTCGGCATCTACAAACGGATCGTCCTCCCGCTGTCGATGCCGATGTTCGCGGTGACGCTGATCTACCAGTTCACCCAGATCTGGAACGATCTGCTGTTCGCGCTGGTGCTCGTCACCGCGCGATCGAACTACGTCGTCACGCAGTCACTGAACGAACTCCAGGGATCGATGGCACAGCAGTACAACATCCAGATGGCAGGCGCGTTCATCGCCGCGCTACCGACGATCCTCATATACGTCGTCTTCGGACGGCAGTTCGCGAAAGGGATCACCGGGGCATCATGA
- the wecB gene encoding non-hydrolyzing UDP-N-acetylglucosamine 2-epimerase has protein sequence MQVCSIVGARPQFVKAAVVSRKLRTIGEEILVHTGQHYDEELSDVFFEELAIPEPDYNLGVRSGPHGEQTANMIAALEPVIEDHDPDVLLLYGDTNSTLAGAIVGSKCDVTVAHVEAGLRSDNRDMPEEINRILTDHAADCCFAPSKRAVENLAAEGITKNVYWTGDVMYDAILEARDRSIEGSTILEDLGLDAGEFVLATVHRESNTDVRSNLAAILDGLADAPRPVVFPAHPRTVDRLEEYGLRDHATREFKLIEPLGYLDFVRLLDAAERVATDSGGVQKEAFFVETPCITLRNETEWTETVDSGWNVLVGPDTDRIRAALRADRDPESNVQPYGDGLASPRIVSALAQQLDDVDQETDVEPELSPVT, from the coding sequence ATGCAGGTCTGTTCGATCGTCGGTGCGCGCCCGCAGTTCGTCAAGGCTGCAGTCGTCTCGCGGAAACTCCGAACGATCGGGGAGGAGATACTCGTCCACACCGGCCAGCACTACGACGAAGAGCTGTCGGACGTCTTCTTCGAGGAACTCGCCATTCCGGAACCGGACTACAATCTCGGCGTGCGATCGGGTCCACACGGGGAACAGACGGCGAACATGATCGCGGCGCTCGAGCCCGTCATCGAGGACCACGATCCCGACGTCCTGTTGCTGTACGGCGACACGAACTCGACCCTCGCGGGGGCGATCGTCGGGTCGAAGTGCGACGTCACCGTGGCCCACGTCGAGGCCGGGCTTCGAAGCGACAACCGGGACATGCCCGAAGAGATCAACCGAATCCTCACCGATCACGCCGCCGATTGCTGTTTCGCACCGAGCAAACGCGCCGTCGAGAACCTCGCCGCCGAGGGAATCACGAAGAACGTCTACTGGACCGGCGACGTGATGTATGACGCGATCCTCGAGGCCCGAGATCGGTCGATCGAGGGGTCGACCATCCTCGAGGACCTCGGACTCGACGCGGGCGAGTTCGTCCTCGCGACCGTTCACCGCGAGAGCAACACCGACGTTCGGTCGAACCTCGCGGCGATCCTCGACGGCCTCGCCGACGCGCCTCGCCCCGTGGTTTTTCCCGCGCACCCGCGAACGGTGGACCGTCTCGAGGAGTACGGCCTCCGGGACCACGCCACGCGGGAGTTCAAACTGATCGAGCCGCTCGGCTACCTCGATTTCGTCCGGCTGCTGGACGCGGCCGAACGCGTCGCGACGGATTCCGGCGGCGTCCAGAAGGAAGCGTTCTTCGTCGAGACGCCCTGTATCACCCTCCGGAACGAAACCGAGTGGACCGAGACGGTCGACAGTGGCTGGAACGTTCTCGTGGGTCCGGATACCGATCGAATCCGCGCGGCGCTGCGGGCCGATCGTGATCCCGAATCGAACGTCCAGCCCTACGGCGACGGGCTTGCCAGCCCTCGCATCGTCAGCGCGCTCGCACAGCAACTCGACGACGTCGATCAGGAGACGGACGTCGAACCGGAACTGTCTCCGGTGACGTGA
- a CDS encoding VOC family protein — MEPDHADPERAGQLHHVELYASDLAASVDFWNWLLGELGYERKNEWDGGRSWRNGPTYVVLVRADDPDAAYDRRTAGLNHLAFHAGSREQVDELTAGIREREDASVLYEDRHPFAGGYYALYCESPEGMKVEVVGPE, encoded by the coding sequence ATGGAACCGGATCACGCGGACCCCGAGCGGGCCGGCCAGCTTCACCACGTCGAACTGTACGCCTCCGATCTCGCTGCGTCGGTCGATTTCTGGAACTGGTTGCTCGGCGAACTCGGGTACGAACGCAAAAACGAGTGGGACGGCGGTCGGTCGTGGCGCAACGGGCCGACGTACGTCGTCCTCGTACGGGCCGACGACCCCGACGCCGCCTACGATCGACGAACCGCCGGACTGAATCACCTCGCGTTCCACGCTGGCTCCCGTGAGCAGGTCGACGAACTCACCGCAGGGATCCGCGAACGCGAAGACGCGAGCGTCCTCTACGAGGATCGCCACCCCTTCGCCGGCGGGTACTACGCGCTGTACTGCGAAAGTCCCGAGGGGATGAAGGTCGAAGTCGTCGGCCCGGAGTGA
- a CDS encoding phosphoadenosine phosphosulfate reductase family protein has protein sequence MTENFPEYVDVDYDDGDGEDPEEYPHIQDKIEKAIEVTREGLESYENPAVMWTGGKDSTLTLYFIKEVADRFDLEVPPAVFIDHYQHFDEIHDFVDRWADEWDLEVIYARNEDVGEYVDEHDLEPGDDIEISELSEHNQHHVRNILEYEEDTFPFLLDTYVGNHLLKTVALNDALEEYHIDGVISGVRWDEQEARADETFFSPRHDPDIYPPHDRIQPILQFDEAAVWEAFWNFVVPDTVDEFPEEGYVPEADDDLPEGVEQNDVPISPKYFAGFRSLGSEVSTEKSDQEPAWLQDLEGTTERAGRAQDKEDLMERLRDLGYM, from the coding sequence ATGACAGAGAACTTCCCCGAGTACGTCGACGTCGACTACGACGATGGCGACGGTGAGGACCCCGAAGAGTATCCACACATTCAGGACAAGATCGAGAAGGCGATCGAGGTCACGCGCGAGGGCCTCGAGTCCTACGAGAACCCGGCGGTCATGTGGACCGGCGGCAAGGACTCGACGCTGACCCTCTACTTCATCAAGGAGGTCGCCGACCGCTTCGACCTCGAGGTTCCCCCGGCGGTGTTCATCGACCACTACCAGCACTTCGACGAGATCCACGACTTCGTCGACCGCTGGGCCGACGAGTGGGACCTGGAGGTCATCTACGCGCGCAACGAGGACGTCGGCGAGTACGTCGACGAACACGACCTCGAACCGGGCGACGACATCGAGATTTCCGAACTCTCCGAGCACAATCAGCACCACGTCCGGAACATCCTCGAGTACGAGGAGGACACGTTCCCGTTCCTGCTGGACACCTACGTCGGCAACCACCTGCTGAAGACGGTCGCGCTCAACGACGCGCTCGAGGAGTACCACATCGACGGCGTCATCTCCGGCGTCCGCTGGGACGAGCAGGAGGCCCGCGCCGATGAGACGTTCTTCTCGCCGCGCCACGATCCGGACATCTACCCGCCCCACGACCGCATCCAGCCCATCCTGCAGTTCGACGAGGCGGCCGTCTGGGAGGCGTTCTGGAACTTCGTGGTTCCGGACACCGTCGACGAGTTCCCCGAGGAGGGCTACGTCCCCGAGGCCGACGACGACCTCCCGGAGGGCGTCGAGCAGAACGACGTCCCGATCTCACCGAAGTACTTCGCCGGCTTCCGATCGCTCGGCAGCGAAGTCAGTACCGAGAAGAGCGACCAGGAACCCGCCTGGCTACAGGACCTCGAGGGGACCACCGAGCGCGCGGGCCGCGCCCAGGACAAGGAGGACCTGATGGAGCGTCTGCGCGACCTCGGCTACATGTAG
- a CDS encoding DUF7333 family protein, whose amino-acid sequence MEFDLPKTAIAFIVVIGLGIGGLLAAPVMSMETVLTMVAPSMIAFGLIMLVIGVKHGEYRALH is encoded by the coding sequence ATGGAATTCGACCTTCCGAAGACTGCGATCGCGTTCATCGTCGTGATCGGCCTCGGGATCGGCGGCTTGCTCGCCGCACCCGTGATGAGTATGGAGACCGTGCTGACGATGGTCGCACCGTCGATGATCGCGTTCGGGTTGATCATGCTGGTCATCGGTGTCAAGCACGGCGAGTACCGCGCGCTGCACTGA
- a CDS encoding AGE family epimerase/isomerase: MTIYRTRDGLRHQFRDVLNFYYPDCLDTAIGGYVAQLDERDGHVYDARTRHLVATARGVHNFSLGVLADGPDWCRFAAEHGLGFLSTVHWDDRQEGYDWLLDGRTATDRTRYCYGHAFVLLAGARAHQADIPGARAELERAFDVLEAQFWEPEHELYADRATPDWGTVSSYRGQNANMHACEALLAAYEATGETRYLDRAYTVADRFTREITSATDGLLWEHYTEEWGPDLSYNEDSPRHQFRPPGYQPGHHAEWAKLLALLADHRSEGWLRERARELFDAAVDLGWDDEYGGLYYTVDADGQPIVPDKYGWVHTEAIGASALLSRDDDEYVDWYDRLWEYSRAHLINPRYGNWYERLGRDHDRDGPNHGPEVEPGYHPLTNCWLALRALEAEPDLFEADQERPN; this comes from the coding sequence GTGACCATCTATCGAACCAGGGACGGTCTCCGTCACCAGTTCAGGGACGTACTGAACTTCTACTATCCGGACTGTCTCGATACCGCGATCGGCGGCTACGTCGCACAGCTCGACGAACGGGACGGCCACGTCTACGACGCGCGGACCAGACACCTCGTCGCGACGGCCCGGGGAGTCCACAACTTCAGCCTCGGCGTCCTCGCCGACGGGCCGGACTGGTGTCGGTTCGCCGCCGAGCACGGCCTGGGATTCCTCTCGACGGTTCACTGGGACGACCGGCAGGAGGGATACGACTGGCTCCTCGACGGTCGGACCGCGACCGATCGGACGCGGTACTGCTACGGTCACGCCTTCGTCCTCCTCGCAGGCGCGCGAGCACACCAGGCCGATATCCCCGGTGCTCGAGCGGAACTCGAGCGGGCGTTCGACGTTCTCGAAGCGCAGTTCTGGGAGCCCGAGCACGAACTGTACGCCGATCGGGCCACGCCGGACTGGGGGACGGTCTCGTCGTACCGCGGCCAGAACGCGAACATGCACGCCTGCGAGGCGTTACTCGCGGCCTACGAGGCCACTGGTGAGACGCGGTACCTCGACCGCGCCTACACCGTCGCCGATCGGTTTACCCGCGAGATCACGAGTGCGACCGACGGCCTGCTGTGGGAACACTACACCGAGGAGTGGGGTCCCGATCTCTCGTACAACGAGGACAGTCCTCGACACCAGTTTCGGCCCCCGGGGTACCAGCCGGGCCACCACGCCGAGTGGGCGAAACTGCTCGCGCTGCTCGCCGATCACCGATCGGAGGGGTGGCTCCGCGAGCGGGCCCGCGAACTCTTCGACGCCGCGGTCGACCTCGGCTGGGACGACGAGTACGGCGGTCTCTACTACACGGTCGACGCCGACGGCCAGCCGATCGTCCCCGACAAGTACGGCTGGGTTCACACGGAGGCCATCGGGGCGAGCGCGCTGTTGAGTCGGGACGACGACGAGTACGTCGACTGGTACGATCGACTCTGGGAGTACTCGCGGGCCCACCTGATCAACCCTCGCTACGGAAACTGGTACGAACGACTGGGCCGGGACCACGATCGGGACGGCCCAAACCACGGGCCGGAGGTGGAACCCGGCTATCACCCGCTGACGAACTGCTGGCTCGCGTTACGGGCACTCGAGGCCGAACCCGATCTGTTCGAGGCCGATCAGGAGCGGCCCAACTGA